From Echinicola soli, a single genomic window includes:
- the folP gene encoding dihydropteroate synthase, producing MKDTPNSSSETEDKLFPSKITLQIKGKLILLDDPCVMGILNVTPDSFYSESRISPDENKLLQKAEKLLGEGAAILDLGGYSSRPGAAEVTTEDEINRILPAVKALKKHFPAAIISVDTFRHKVAEAAFSEGADIINDISGGELDKKMIPTVGKLNIPYICMHMRGNPETMQDKTEYNNIEKDILLFFNEKLNQCYKAGIKDVIIDPGFGFAKTLVQNYRILKNLSYFKTIKNPILAGVSRKSMIYKTLGVSPEEALNGTTALNMAALLNGAKILRVHDVKEATETVKLYKQLYP from the coding sequence ATGAAAGATACTCCGAACTCATCTTCAGAGACCGAAGATAAATTATTTCCCTCAAAAATAACACTCCAAATCAAAGGAAAGCTTATTCTATTGGATGATCCTTGTGTAATGGGCATTCTCAATGTCACACCGGATTCATTTTATTCAGAAAGCCGCATCAGCCCCGATGAAAATAAATTGTTACAAAAAGCAGAAAAGCTACTTGGTGAAGGTGCGGCCATCCTTGACCTTGGAGGATACAGCAGTAGGCCCGGCGCCGCTGAAGTGACTACAGAAGATGAGATAAACCGCATTCTCCCCGCTGTAAAAGCCTTGAAAAAACACTTCCCCGCCGCCATCATTTCGGTGGATACTTTTAGGCACAAAGTCGCCGAAGCTGCCTTCTCAGAAGGAGCAGATATCATTAACGATATTTCCGGTGGCGAACTGGACAAAAAGATGATCCCCACCGTCGGAAAACTAAACATTCCCTACATCTGCATGCATATGCGTGGAAATCCTGAAACCATGCAGGACAAAACGGAGTATAATAACATAGAAAAGGATATTTTATTATTTTTTAACGAAAAATTGAACCAATGTTATAAAGCTGGCATTAAAGATGTAATAATTGACCCAGGGTTTGGTTTTGCCAAAACTTTGGTACAAAACTATAGGATTCTTAAAAATTTATCTTATTTTAAGACTATAAAAAACCCTATATTAGCTGGTGTCTCCAGAAAATCTATGATTTACAAAACTTTGGGCGTATCGCCCGAGGAGGCACTTAATGGAACAACGGCCCTCAATATGGCTGCGCTCCTTAACGGAGCAAAAATATTAAGAGTACACGACGTAAAAGAAGCTACTGAAACCGTAAAATTATATAAACAACTTTACCCTTGA
- the cdaA gene encoding diadenylate cyclase CdaA — translation MNLLFKIGFLDISIVNIIDITLVSILIYQVYKLMRGSVAIKIFLGFLSIYLVYLVVNAARMELLSSILGQFMGVGVIAAIILFAPEIRKFLLIIGRSSILSNENVLQELLFWRKKETNAFNITPIIDACKSLSGTSTGALIVVSRNTELKFYAESGDLIDAIVSKRLLISIFNKYSPLHDGAVILYNGKVKAARCILPVTEKEVPAKFGLRHRAAIGMSEATDTLVLIVSEETGQVSMAKNGNILHNLSFQEIREMLNNYLTGVDIDDKFEMISSFESRKLKSRPAEA, via the coding sequence TTGAATCTACTTTTCAAAATAGGATTTTTAGACATTTCCATCGTCAATATTATAGACATCACCTTGGTGAGTATCCTGATTTACCAGGTCTATAAATTGATGCGAGGCAGTGTGGCCATAAAAATCTTTTTGGGGTTCTTGTCCATTTACTTGGTTTATTTGGTGGTCAATGCTGCCAGAATGGAGCTCCTTTCCAGTATTTTGGGTCAGTTTATGGGCGTGGGTGTTATCGCGGCGATCATCCTTTTTGCACCTGAAATCCGAAAGTTCCTTTTAATTATCGGCAGAAGTTCTATCCTCTCCAATGAAAATGTCCTCCAAGAGCTCCTTTTTTGGAGAAAAAAGGAAACCAATGCATTTAACATCACCCCCATCATCGATGCCTGCAAATCGCTTTCTGGCACCAGTACCGGTGCGCTGATAGTTGTTTCACGAAATACAGAATTGAAATTTTACGCAGAAAGTGGTGACCTGATCGATGCTATTGTATCAAAAAGGTTATTGATCAGTATTTTCAACAAGTACAGCCCCTTGCATGACGGGGCGGTCATCCTATATAATGGCAAAGTAAAAGCAGCCAGGTGTATCCTGCCGGTTACGGAAAAAGAGGTTCCGGCCAAGTTTGGCCTTCGTCACCGTGCGGCGATCGGCATGTCCGAAGCAACAGACACTTTGGTACTGATCGTTTCGGAAGAAACCGGCCAGGTTTCCATGGCCAAAAACGGCAATATCCTGCACAATCTTTCTTTCCAAGAGATTCGTGAGATGCTCAACAACTACCTTACAGGGGTGGATATTGACGATAAATTTGAAATGATCAGTTCTTTTGAAAGCAGGAAGTTAAAGTCCCGCCCTGCTGAGGCGTAA
- the kbl gene encoding glycine C-acetyltransferase, with protein sequence MYESLKPKLEKELKEISNLGLYKSERVITSPQGAEITTGDGKKVLNFCANNYLGLSSHPKVIEAAKKAIDSHGYGMSSVRFICGTQDIHKELEKKISEFLGTEDTILYAAAFDANGGVFEPILGPEDAIISDALNHASIIDGVRLCKAMRFRFKHNDMEDLEVQLKDANEKGAKQKIIVTDGAFSMDGTIAQMDKIVALAEKYDALVMSDECHSTGFIGKTGRGVHELKGVMGKMDIITGTLGKALGGASGGFTSGRKEIIDILRQRSRPYLFSNTLAPAITGASIAVFDLLSETTELRDKLEENTTYFREKMTEAGFDIKPGVHPIVPIMLYDAVLSQQMAEKLLERGVYVIGFYYPVVPKGQARIRVQISAAHDRGHLDTAIKAFTEVGKELGVI encoded by the coding sequence ATGTACGAAAGTTTAAAACCAAAATTAGAAAAGGAACTGAAAGAAATAAGTAATTTGGGGCTGTATAAGTCAGAACGGGTGATTACTTCTCCACAGGGAGCAGAAATCACCACCGGGGATGGGAAGAAGGTGCTGAATTTTTGCGCTAATAATTACTTGGGGCTTTCCAGTCATCCCAAGGTGATAGAAGCCGCTAAGAAAGCAATAGATAGCCATGGCTATGGGATGTCTTCAGTGAGGTTTATCTGTGGCACGCAGGATATCCACAAAGAGCTGGAGAAGAAGATTAGTGAGTTTTTGGGTACCGAAGATACGATCCTATATGCGGCGGCTTTTGATGCCAATGGGGGTGTTTTTGAGCCTATTTTAGGGCCTGAGGATGCCATTATCTCCGACGCCTTGAACCATGCTTCCATCATTGACGGTGTACGGCTTTGTAAAGCAATGAGATTCCGTTTCAAGCACAATGATATGGAGGACTTGGAAGTCCAGTTGAAGGATGCCAATGAAAAAGGGGCAAAGCAAAAAATTATCGTGACAGATGGGGCCTTTTCCATGGATGGTACCATTGCCCAGATGGATAAGATCGTCGCCCTGGCCGAGAAGTATGATGCGCTGGTGATGTCCGATGAGTGCCATTCGACTGGATTCATCGGTAAAACAGGACGCGGTGTACATGAGCTGAAAGGGGTGATGGGCAAAATGGATATTATTACCGGTACATTAGGGAAAGCACTTGGAGGTGCCTCAGGAGGATTTACCTCGGGCAGAAAGGAAATCATAGACATTCTACGTCAGCGTTCGCGGCCTTATCTTTTCTCCAATACCCTTGCGCCTGCCATTACGGGAGCTTCTATCGCTGTTTTTGATTTACTTTCGGAAACGACCGAACTCCGGGACAAATTGGAAGAAAACACCACTTATTTCAGGGAGAAAATGACTGAAGCCGGTTTTGATATCAAGCCTGGTGTCCATCCGATCGTTCCAATAATGCTGTATGATGCGGTGCTTTCCCAGCAGATGGCCGAGAAGCTCCTTGAGCGGGGCGTGTATGTGATAGGTTTTTATTACCCAGTGGTGCCAAAAGGCCAAGCCAGGATCCGCGTGCAGATATCAGCCGCCCATGATCGAGGACATTTGGATACGGCAATTAAAGCCTTTACGGAAGTAGGGAAGGAACTTGGGGTGATTTGA
- a CDS encoding NAD-dependent epimerase/dehydratase family protein: METILITGAAGQLGSELTLALAHMYGGDRIIATDINEASAHKFDYCRFMPLDVMDNQKIAEIVKTEKVTQIYHLAAILSATSEKNPIFAWNLNMESLLSILEIAREQKLNKIYWPSSIAVFGPNTPMQDTPQDCVMDPNTVYGISKQAGERWCAYYYEKYGVDVRSLRYPGLIGYKSMPGGGTTDYAVDIFHKAIEGEDFECFLNEDTYLPMMYMDDAIKATLDLMHAPSAQIKVRSSYNLGGISFSPKEIYACIKQHYPNFNITFKPDFRQQIADTWPDSIDDSAAKNDWGWKHSYGLEEMTKDILANLPAYLVHLK; the protein is encoded by the coding sequence ATGGAAACAATTCTTATCACTGGAGCTGCAGGTCAACTGGGTTCCGAACTTACCTTGGCTCTCGCCCACATGTACGGGGGTGACCGTATCATAGCCACGGACATCAACGAAGCCTCAGCTCATAAGTTTGACTATTGCCGCTTTATGCCCCTGGACGTAATGGACAATCAAAAAATAGCTGAGATAGTAAAAACCGAAAAGGTTACCCAGATCTATCACCTTGCAGCCATCCTTTCAGCCACCAGTGAAAAGAATCCGATTTTTGCCTGGAACCTAAACATGGAAAGCCTCCTTTCCATTTTGGAAATAGCCAGGGAACAAAAGCTTAACAAAATCTATTGGCCTTCCTCCATCGCAGTTTTTGGCCCCAATACACCTATGCAAGACACCCCTCAGGACTGTGTGATGGATCCAAACACGGTTTATGGCATTTCCAAACAAGCCGGGGAAAGATGGTGCGCTTATTATTATGAAAAATACGGTGTGGATGTAAGGAGCTTACGTTATCCTGGTCTGATCGGCTACAAGTCCATGCCTGGTGGCGGCACCACAGACTACGCTGTAGATATCTTTCACAAGGCCATTGAAGGCGAGGACTTTGAGTGTTTCCTGAACGAGGACACCTATCTGCCCATGATGTATATGGATGATGCCATCAAGGCTACCCTGGACCTGATGCACGCCCCTTCCGCGCAAATAAAAGTACGTTCCAGCTATAACCTTGGCGGTATCAGTTTTTCTCCCAAAGAAATTTATGCATGCATCAAACAGCATTATCCAAATTTCAACATCACCTTCAAGCCTGATTTCAGGCAACAAATTGCAGATACCTGGCCAGACAGCATCGACGACAGCGCTGCCAAAAATGACTGGGGATGGAAACATTCTTACGGTTTGGAAGAAATGACTAAGGATATTTTAGCTAACTTACCGGCCTATTTGGTACACCTAAAATAG
- a CDS encoding copper resistance protein NlpE — MKKLLPYVLLMGFTFACDKPAEETANEEMTTEHTSEPADKILQQKGSTWFTYEGTVPCEDCSGIKMTLRLENRAEKDTREYKLTQVYLDTPDGNRTFESSGVYEVSYGMEGNPGAMVITLLDGQENPVKHFLQEKDSDKFIMLDINKKKIKSDLNYSLIIK; from the coding sequence ATGAAAAAACTACTGCCATATGTCCTTTTGATGGGATTTACTTTTGCATGCGACAAGCCGGCAGAAGAGACCGCAAACGAAGAGATGACCACAGAGCATACCTCAGAACCAGCAGACAAAATTCTTCAACAGAAGGGGTCTACCTGGTTCACCTATGAGGGCACTGTACCTTGTGAGGATTGCAGCGGTATCAAGATGACATTGCGATTAGAAAACCGGGCCGAAAAGGATACAAGAGAATACAAGCTTACCCAAGTCTATCTGGACACTCCAGATGGCAATAGAACCTTTGAATCCTCAGGTGTTTATGAAGTTTCTTATGGGATGGAAGGGAATCCCGGAGCCATGGTCATCACCTTGCTGGACGGTCAGGAAAATCCCGTCAAACATTTTCTTCAGGAAAAGGACAGTGATAAGTTCATTATGCTTGACATCAACAAAAAGAAAATAAAATCCGATCTTAATTATTCGTTGATCATAAAATAA
- a CDS encoding Spx/MgsR family RNA polymerase-binding regulatory protein: MGAKLAVYGIKNCDTMKKTFKLLEEEGVAYEFVDYKKTPPTAKLLEVFLEKVPLAQLVNKRGTTYRKLSEEEKDGMDEASTAIPVLVANSSMIKRPVMVYPDGDVLLGFQKEKILDKK, translated from the coding sequence ATGGGTGCTAAACTTGCTGTGTACGGTATCAAGAACTGTGATACCATGAAAAAGACCTTTAAATTACTGGAAGAAGAAGGGGTCGCCTACGAATTTGTGGATTATAAAAAGACGCCTCCGACGGCCAAGCTTTTGGAGGTTTTTTTGGAAAAGGTGCCACTTGCGCAATTGGTCAATAAAAGGGGAACCACTTACAGAAAACTATCTGAGGAAGAAAAAGACGGGATGGATGAGGCTAGTACAGCGATCCCCGTATTGGTGGCCAATAGCAGTATGATCAAAAGGCCTGTGATGGTTTATCCTGATGGTGATGTGCTTTTGGGTTTTCAGAAGGAGAAGATATTGGATAAAAAATAA
- the hemL gene encoding glutamate-1-semialdehyde 2,1-aminomutase — translation MNIQNSKSLFFNAQNFIPGGVNSPVRAFKAVGGDPLFIKKAEGAYLYDEDDNRYIELINSWGPMILGHNHPAINEAIIKAVENGTSFGAPTAKEIDIAELICKMVPSVEKVRMVNSGTEATMSAVRLARGYTGRDKFIKFEGNYHGHGDSFLIAAGSGAITMGAPNSPGVTKGTAKDTLLAPYNDLNAVKEVVEANRDEVAAIILEPVPGNMGLVLPEEGFLQGLRKLCDEEGIVLIFDEVMTGFRLAPGGAQEVFGVTPDLTTMGKIIGGGMPVGAYGGKKEIMDFVSPVGPVYQAGTLSGNPIATAAGMAMLDYLSQHPEVYKKLDQTGSRLVAGVKGTLDKMGLDYTMTHLGSMYSLFFTSEKVVDFETAKTADTALFGKYFQAMLKRGVYLPPSQFESLFLSAALTDEHVAHILEANEASLNEIV, via the coding sequence ATGAATATCCAAAATAGTAAGTCGCTTTTTTTTAATGCTCAAAATTTCATACCAGGAGGTGTAAACTCACCAGTGAGGGCTTTTAAGGCTGTAGGTGGAGATCCCCTGTTCATCAAAAAGGCGGAAGGAGCCTATCTCTATGACGAGGATGATAACCGCTACATTGAGCTGATCAATAGCTGGGGGCCGATGATTTTGGGGCATAACCATCCAGCAATAAATGAGGCGATCATCAAGGCTGTTGAAAATGGAACGTCATTTGGCGCACCTACGGCAAAAGAAATCGATATCGCTGAATTGATCTGTAAGATGGTCCCTTCTGTAGAAAAAGTAAGGATGGTCAACTCCGGGACCGAAGCCACCATGTCTGCAGTAAGGCTCGCCAGGGGATATACCGGCCGTGATAAGTTTATCAAATTTGAAGGAAATTACCATGGTCATGGCGATTCATTCTTGATTGCTGCTGGATCAGGAGCGATTACGATGGGAGCCCCTAATTCTCCAGGGGTAACCAAGGGCACCGCAAAGGATACCCTATTGGCTCCATATAATGATCTGAATGCCGTGAAGGAAGTGGTGGAGGCGAATAGGGATGAAGTGGCTGCGATTATTTTAGAGCCTGTGCCGGGGAATATGGGATTGGTATTGCCAGAAGAAGGCTTTCTGCAAGGCCTTAGAAAGTTATGTGATGAGGAAGGTATTGTTCTGATTTTCGATGAAGTAATGACCGGTTTTCGTCTTGCTCCTGGAGGCGCCCAAGAAGTGTTTGGTGTTACACCGGATTTGACTACCATGGGTAAAATCATCGGTGGCGGCATGCCTGTGGGCGCATATGGAGGAAAGAAGGAAATCATGGATTTTGTTTCGCCTGTTGGGCCCGTTTATCAAGCGGGTACCTTGTCTGGAAACCCCATCGCCACGGCTGCGGGAATGGCCATGCTGGATTATCTCTCTCAGCATCCGGAAGTGTACAAGAAACTTGACCAAACAGGGAGCAGGCTGGTGGCTGGTGTAAAAGGTACTCTTGACAAAATGGGCCTGGACTATACCATGACGCATCTTGGAAGTATGTACAGTTTGTTTTTTACATCCGAGAAAGTGGTGGATTTTGAGACAGCAAAAACAGCTGATACTGCATTATTCGGGAAATATTTCCAGGCCATGTTGAAGCGAGGTGTATACTTGCCACCATCCCAATTTGAAAGTCTCTTTTTGAGTGCTGCTTTGACAGATGAGCATGTAGCTCATATCCTCGAAGCCAATGAAGCCTCACTTAATGAAATAGTATAA
- a CDS encoding ABC transporter substrate-binding protein — protein sequence MRKINIFLLLVILLGSPVLAQQTGTGYSSAVRLIDSGSPEEAMEQLRPYLDYNNYGKLALYAHYHFARAANKNQQYQLAKVTLEQLVTDYNWEKEDEALYLLGTTNFSLNQAYDGLKAMGKIDGEAIKEESYRASYDYCSNSVTVSLLVAHYASFKENKGYSLALKEKLLQQSVLSSNEKKLLAELNDMNLAGKEGDGRVLDRIKNNTLDVAIVLPFNYQGGSGVRSLDGGNFVFELYQGLDMAIKDAKSKGMDINVKTFDTERKNAVVQKILSDPFFNKADIIIGPIYPEETALVANFADRHKIPFINPLSNIKETFGDTDYAYLFRPSTEVIVDKLLNYGRKHVAGNRIAIAYSGSSRDELMARQLAEEASKRGYRIVFNEKVGASNIRDFLSNVGLKPGMTARADQIVIFSDDPYIASPTLSLLESLSTSVPIFVMDSWLYFNFANFEMLEGNDLNYIGNNTVDFSKSQTEDFRFRFFEKYSTYPGSNAYIGFELMKWVAGSVNATAGFDFRKNLNRQGAVQSDLGFGLDFNGSQSNRYVPVLKLNEGEIKEIK from the coding sequence ATGAGAAAGATAAACATATTTTTATTGCTTGTCATATTGTTGGGCAGTCCAGTGCTGGCCCAGCAGACAGGGACAGGCTACAGCTCTGCCGTGAGATTGATTGACAGCGGAAGTCCAGAGGAGGCGATGGAGCAGCTGAGGCCTTATTTGGATTATAATAATTATGGAAAGCTGGCCTTATATGCCCACTATCATTTTGCAAGGGCAGCCAATAAAAACCAACAGTACCAGCTTGCCAAAGTGACCTTGGAGCAGCTGGTGACCGATTACAACTGGGAGAAAGAAGATGAGGCCTTGTACTTATTGGGGACTACCAATTTTTCACTGAACCAAGCCTATGACGGACTGAAGGCTATGGGGAAAATCGATGGCGAAGCAATCAAAGAGGAAAGCTATCGGGCCAGTTATGATTATTGCAGTAATAGCGTGACCGTAAGTTTGCTGGTGGCGCATTATGCTTCTTTTAAAGAAAACAAAGGATACAGCCTGGCCTTGAAAGAGAAATTACTACAACAATCGGTACTTTCTTCCAATGAGAAGAAACTGTTGGCAGAACTGAACGATATGAACCTGGCCGGAAAAGAAGGAGATGGACGGGTATTGGATAGGATTAAAAACAATACGTTGGATGTAGCCATTGTGCTTCCGTTTAACTATCAAGGTGGTTCAGGTGTTAGGAGCCTGGACGGGGGGAACTTTGTTTTTGAGCTTTATCAAGGTTTGGACATGGCCATTAAGGATGCCAAGAGCAAAGGAATGGACATCAATGTAAAGACTTTTGACACGGAAAGAAAAAATGCCGTAGTACAAAAAATTCTGTCCGATCCGTTTTTCAACAAGGCGGATATTATTATAGGGCCTATTTATCCTGAAGAAACAGCGTTGGTGGCCAATTTTGCAGACCGTCATAAAATTCCATTCATCAATCCGCTTTCCAATATCAAGGAGACGTTTGGTGATACCGATTATGCCTATCTTTTCAGGCCTTCTACCGAAGTGATTGTTGACAAGTTATTGAACTATGGCAGAAAGCATGTGGCCGGAAACCGGATAGCAATTGCCTACTCGGGTTCCTCGCGGGATGAGTTGATGGCACGTCAGTTGGCTGAAGAGGCCTCTAAACGAGGGTATCGCATTGTATTCAATGAGAAAGTAGGGGCTAGCAACATTCGGGACTTTTTGTCCAATGTAGGGCTAAAGCCGGGCATGACCGCGCGTGCTGACCAAATCGTCATATTCTCAGATGATCCTTATATCGCCTCACCTACCTTGTCTCTGTTGGAATCTCTCAGTACCAGTGTTCCTATTTTTGTGATGGACAGTTGGCTGTATTTTAATTTTGCCAATTTTGAAATGCTGGAAGGCAATGACCTGAATTATATCGGAAACAATACGGTGGACTTTAGTAAGTCGCAAACAGAAGATTTCAGGTTTCGTTTTTTTGAAAAATACAGCACCTATCCTGGCTCCAATGCTTACATTGGCTTCGAGCTGATGAAGTGGGTGGCAGGCTCGGTCAATGCCACTGCCGGATTTGATTTTAGAAAAAATCTCAATAGACAAGGTGCAGTCCAATCTGATCTTGGTTTTGGACTGGACTTTAATGGGAGCCAATCCAATCGGTATGTACCTGTACTGAAACTTAATGAAGGTGAAATTAAGGAAATAAAATAA
- the guaA gene encoding glutamine-hydrolyzing GMP synthase yields the protein MAEQILILDFGSQYTQLIARRVRELDVYCEIHPYNNIPEITSDIKGVILSGSPCSVRDEGSPDIDLEQFRGKLPLLGVCYGSQLLAQKYGGNVAPSEIREYGRANLNFIDKHNDLFHEVSHGSQVWMSHGDTIKDLPDGWEIISSTASVKVAAFKVPNEQTFGIQFHPEVTHSEEGKNVLRNFVVQICGCSQDWTSDVFIDATIDELKEKIGGDKVVMGLSGGVDSSVAATLIHRAIGDNLTCVFVDNGLLRKNEYEEVLDSYKYLGLNVIGVDAKQRFYDALAGKSDPEDKRKAIGNTFIEVFDDEAHKIQGVKWLGQGTIYPDVIESVSVNGPSATIKSHHNVGGLPDFMKLKVVEPLNTLFKDGVREVGRALQIPENIIGRHPFPGPGLAIRILGDITPAKVAILQEVDHIFIQGLKDDKLYDSVWQAGAILLPVQSVGVMGDERTYEQVIALRAVTSVDGMTADWVHLPYEFLGKISNEIINKVKGVNRVVYDISSKPPATIEWE from the coding sequence ATGGCAGAACAGATACTTATCCTAGATTTTGGATCCCAGTACACACAGCTTATTGCCAGAAGAGTAAGAGAACTCGATGTGTACTGTGAAATCCACCCCTATAACAACATCCCGGAAATCACCTCCGATATAAAAGGTGTGATCCTATCGGGCAGCCCCTGCTCGGTTAGGGATGAAGGCTCTCCAGATATAGACCTTGAGCAGTTCAGAGGTAAATTGCCCCTTTTGGGTGTTTGCTATGGATCCCAATTGCTCGCCCAAAAGTATGGCGGCAATGTGGCGCCTTCTGAAATCAGGGAATACGGCCGGGCCAACCTGAATTTTATCGACAAGCACAATGATTTGTTTCATGAGGTCTCGCATGGCTCCCAAGTGTGGATGTCCCATGGTGATACGATCAAGGACCTCCCGGATGGCTGGGAGATAATTTCCAGTACTGCTTCGGTGAAGGTGGCTGCATTTAAGGTGCCAAATGAGCAGACATTTGGTATCCAGTTTCACCCGGAAGTAACGCATTCTGAGGAGGGCAAAAACGTGCTGAGAAATTTTGTCGTGCAGATTTGTGGGTGCAGTCAGGATTGGACTTCTGATGTGTTTATCGATGCGACCATTGATGAATTGAAGGAGAAGATCGGGGGGGATAAAGTGGTCATGGGCCTGTCAGGAGGAGTGGATTCTTCTGTGGCCGCGACGCTGATCCACAGGGCGATAGGGGATAACCTGACCTGTGTATTTGTGGACAATGGCCTGTTGCGAAAAAATGAATACGAAGAAGTGCTCGATTCCTATAAGTACCTTGGTCTGAATGTGATCGGGGTGGATGCCAAGCAGCGTTTTTATGATGCTTTGGCTGGAAAGAGTGATCCTGAAGATAAACGAAAGGCGATCGGGAATACTTTTATCGAAGTCTTTGACGATGAGGCGCATAAAATCCAAGGAGTAAAATGGCTTGGTCAGGGAACGATCTATCCTGATGTCATTGAATCTGTTTCTGTAAATGGGCCTTCTGCCACGATCAAGTCGCACCATAATGTAGGTGGTTTGCCGGATTTTATGAAATTGAAGGTGGTGGAGCCACTCAATACCCTGTTTAAGGATGGAGTAAGGGAAGTGGGGCGTGCACTGCAGATTCCTGAGAATATCATTGGGAGGCATCCATTTCCTGGGCCAGGACTGGCTATTCGGATTTTGGGAGACATTACCCCAGCGAAAGTGGCCATTCTGCAAGAGGTCGATCATATCTTCATCCAAGGCCTTAAAGACGATAAGCTCTATGATAGCGTGTGGCAGGCAGGTGCGATTTTGCTTCCTGTTCAGTCTGTAGGTGTGATGGGAGATGAGCGGACCTATGAACAAGTGATAGCGCTGAGGGCGGTGACGTCTGTGGATGGCATGACCGCTGACTGGGTGCATTTGCCGTACGAGTTTTTGGGAAAAATATCCAATGAAATTATCAATAAGGTAAAAGGGGTCAATCGAGTGGTGTATGACATCAGCTCTAAGCCGCCTGCGACCATTGAATGGGAATAA
- a CDS encoding Gfo/Idh/MocA family protein: MSNNRRDFLKLSGLAGMGLVGAGMSGFTQPQLDEVLRQSKRKNNQRFNMSGYGAPKLDTVRAGFIGLGMRGPGHVERMSKIKGVEIKAICDLVPEKVDKVKEMLKDSPHDPDTYSGSAYAWKKLVDRDDLDIVFILTPWEWHVPMAVHAMESDKHVAIEVPAAKTLEECWELVETSERTKKHCMMMENCCYDFFEMMTLNMARDGFFGDVIHGEGAYLHDLLGLNFKKEGGYEDMWRLKENAHRNGNLYATHGLGPICQVMDINRGDQMDYLTSLSSNDFMMQKHAQELAEDDDFFASYANMQFRGNLNTTMVKTKKGKSIMIQHDVTSPRPYSRIHLVSGTKGIARKWPKQGVATGHRWFSDEQMTELEEKYTPEITKKVGEMAKKIGGHGGMDFMMTWRLVDCLRNGLPLDQDVYDAALWSAISPLSEWSVANRATSIDVPDFTGGSWKTNKPVSITLEGGGNTGVRI; this comes from the coding sequence ATGAGCAATAATAGAAGAGATTTTCTTAAGCTTTCCGGGCTTGCAGGTATGGGGTTGGTAGGAGCTGGTATGAGCGGGTTTACCCAGCCACAGTTGGACGAAGTATTAAGACAGAGCAAAAGAAAAAATAACCAACGATTTAACATGTCGGGTTACGGTGCTCCTAAGTTGGATACGGTACGGGCTGGCTTTATAGGCTTGGGCATGCGAGGTCCTGGACATGTGGAACGAATGAGTAAGATAAAAGGCGTAGAGATCAAAGCAATCTGTGACCTGGTTCCCGAGAAAGTGGACAAGGTGAAGGAAATGCTGAAGGATTCCCCGCATGATCCGGATACCTATTCTGGGTCGGCCTATGCTTGGAAAAAGCTGGTGGATCGTGATGACCTGGATATTGTGTTTATACTAACGCCTTGGGAGTGGCACGTGCCAATGGCCGTGCATGCAATGGAGTCTGACAAGCACGTGGCCATCGAGGTGCCTGCTGCCAAGACGCTAGAGGAATGCTGGGAGCTGGTGGAGACCTCCGAGCGTACCAAGAAGCACTGCATGATGATGGAGAATTGCTGCTATGATTTCTTCGAAATGATGACGCTCAATATGGCCAGGGACGGCTTCTTTGGGGATGTGATCCACGGAGAAGGTGCTTATCTGCATGATCTGCTGGGGCTAAACTTTAAGAAAGAAGGTGGCTATGAGGACATGTGGAGGCTTAAGGAAAACGCCCACAGAAACGGCAACCTCTATGCGACACACGGCTTAGGTCCAATCTGCCAAGTCATGGACATCAACAGGGGTGACCAGATGGATTACCTGACCTCCTTGTCCAGCAATGATTTCATGATGCAGAAGCACGCCCAGGAACTGGCAGAGGATGATGATTTCTTTGCCTCATATGCCAATATGCAGTTCCGTGGCAACCTGAATACGACCATGGTGAAAACCAAGAAAGGCAAGTCCATCATGATCCAGCACGATGTGACTTCTCCAAGGCCATATTCAAGAATTCACTTGGTCAGCGGTACCAAAGGCATCGCCAGAAAATGGCCTAAGCAAGGTGTGGCAACAGGACACCGCTGGTTTTCGGATGAGCAGATGACTGAACTGGAAGAAAAATATACGCCAGAAATCACCAAAAAAGTGGGTGAAATGGCCAAAAAGATCGGTGGTCATGGTGGCATGGACTTTATGATGACCTGGAGACTGGTGGATTGCCTGAGAAATGGCCTTCCCCTGGATCAGGATGTGTATGACGCTGCGCTTTGGAGTGCGATCTCACCACTGTCCGAATGGTCTGTGGCCAATAGGGCCACTTCCATCGATGTGCCGGACTTTACAGGAGGTTCTTGGAAAACCAACAAGCCTGTAAGCATTACCCTTGAAGGGGGAGGAAATACCGGTGTGAGAATATAA